In Glycine max cultivar Williams 82 chromosome 10, Glycine_max_v4.0, whole genome shotgun sequence, the DNA window ATGTCAAAATAGAGTTATCAAAATTtgcatttaagaaaaaaaaagtaatataataacacgaagtaaaattgaatttatttaatattaaaaaatgaatttatttaaaaataaaaattaaaaaaaggaaacaggATTCCTATAATCCTCATGCTTGCCTGCTTTTTTCCGTTCacattattcttcttcttttgtctctctctctcctcacgcCAAACCACACCAGCTTCGTCCCTTCATCTCCTCACTTTCTCATTTGTGGAATTACTTTTGTCTCTTCCTCTCTGATCTTCCACAGGCTCCTATTATCCCTTTTGCTTTCCCAATCCTTTTcgcgaaaaaaaaaagttcacttTCTATTTTGGCCCCCTTTTGTGGTTCCTGAAACGCGTTAAGGGTTCTGTTTGTGTTATTGGGTCAATAATGGGGTCCTGTTTTTCTAAAATTACGGCCTCAATTTTTGCGGTCTGGGGGTGATTGATTTTGGGGTGAAGGAATGTAGCTGGAGGAGGTGGTTTTGTGTTCTCAATTAGAATTTCATCCTCATTCTTCAAAGGGGGTGTTGtaaatttcttaaatttgattccTTTTTTGTTTACCCTTTGTTCCGGATACGCTGAATTGGTTCCAAATTTGATGACTTTGGTGTGAAATTTCATTGGATTTTGGTGGGTGTTTGAAGAAAGGTAGGATTCTTTTTTTTACGCTTGTGAATCTGTGGGTGTGGGTTGTTTTTTCCCCTCTCTGATTGGGATTGTGCACAATCACTTCGAATTGGGCACAAATCTGAGCATAAAAGAAGATCATTGCAGCTGGTGATTTTAGGTTATTTCATTATGGAGCATGTGATTGGTGGCAAGTTTAAATTGGGAAGGAAAATTGGTAGTGGGTCTTTTGGGGAGCTCTATTTAGGTATGCTcatatttcttttctcttttattttattttaatgcattttaTTATGTGACTTTTtacggtttttttttattgctgtAAACATGTAACGTTATATTTTGTCTTATGTTTTAGCTGTCAATGTACAAACTGGAGAGGAGGTGGCTGTTAAGCTGGTATGTTAAATTCTcttcaagcttttttttttcctgcctGGATGggccacaatttttttttattatggaaATCTTTCATGAATTTATAGAGATcgcttgatttttatttatttattattattatttctggtGGTTCTGATTGTATTTATACTATATTATCTTAAATATGCATAATGATGTTAATCACCTTGTATTAATCTGGTATATATCATGGTCTCTGGGGTCTTTTGTTATTCTATGCGGTAGGCATTGTCACTTTGGATGTGACGTGTCCTAAATTTTTTGTTAGTGCTACGGGAGTTCCGACAACCAACCGTGATACATAGAATTTGACATGAGACATGATTTATGGctaaagtaaaataacaaaagaaacgTCATGTCTTGCTGTTGGTCTCTTGCTGTTGAGTGTTAACTTTTGAACAATAAGTGGATGATCTGTTCTCATGTATTGAAGTGACATATGGAATGTCATTATGTTTTCTTTGTAAGATTGTCTTGTAGCTGCTGGATACTCACTTTGGTTCATATTTTTACAACACAGTTTATGTTGGATTCATCATCATATTTTGCTGGTTTTggagataatttttttgttaccaGTTAATGGTTTAACTACTCATGATGTTCTACATTTCAAGTTCCTAACAATCCCATCTTGTTCTGCCAAACAATTCCAGGAACCTGTGAAGACCAGGCATCCACAGCTTCACTATGAGTCAAAACTGTATATGCTTCTTCAAGGAGGAAGTAAGTCTACATCCCTCTTTCTTTTTAGTATTTAGGAATTAGGATATTAAAAGTATTATCTAACCTAATGCTAGAAGTTTCAGGCAAATGTATCTTAATAACATTAATCATTATATAACATACGCATTTGTCCCTGTTTTCTTGATTCTGGTGACATGATTGGTGCACCATATCTTCTTTAAGTAATGAAATCAGAACCATTAGTCTCAAACAGTCAAACCTTTTCCTTTATGAAGCGGGGATTCCCCACCTCAAGTGGTTTGGAGTTGAGGGAGACTACAATGTCATGGTTATCGACCTTCTTGGACCAAGTCTGGAAGATTTATTCAATTATTGTAATCGGAAGTTCACATTGAAGACAGTGTTAATGCTTGCGGATCAATTGGTATGTCTGTATGCAACTATTTTCAAAGAAGGTACTTTAAAAAGTGATACTAATGTTTTATTTGCTTAATATTCTTGTCTATTTTCAGATTAACAGAGTTGAATATATGCATTCAAGAGGTTTCCTTCACCGTGACATAAAGCCGGACAATTTTCTAATGGGTCTAGGACGAAAGGCAAATCAAGTATGTTATTGTTGAAGataatttctttcaatttttgtttcccCCCGTCTTCTTATATTCCCTTATCTATTGTGAAATCTGTATACCTTTTTGTGAAGTTTAATGATCAAGAATATGTATGAaccggggggggggggttaaaaCTGgtgttcaaagttcaaacatatGGCAGGATCATTTTTTAGCTGTTATCTTCACGCCTTGCTAATGAAAGTTCTTGTTGAGCACATCCAAGAGCCAATTATGTATGCCTTTTGTAGAAAACATAGTCCTagtgaaatagttttttttggtgaaaagtCCTATGGAAATAGTTTGTGAAGGAATAAATTGTAAACTAAAGTTGTTGGGAGAAGCTTTAGAATCACATGGTTTATGGtggtttatgattaaataaaaatgaagtggAGTAAATGGAaatgcaagttaaacaagaggtgCACAAGCATTGGCATAGAGGTGAAAATTGGAGATTATTTTTAGTAGGGTATCTTGTATCTATCATACAGAGTGAAACAGAAAGAAAGGGAGCTCCAAAGATGTAAATCATAGGATTCATGTGGGCAGGATGAAATGTAGAAATGTTCCAGGTGTTATTTCTGATTGAAAGGTGTCTCAAGCTCAAAGGAAAATTTATTGAACAGCCTAGATCAGCATTGGGTAATAAAGTagcaaaaaaagtataatacaAGAAAATATAAGATCATGAATTAATGCATGAGAGAAAGTAGTAGCACCTACTTGGGAAAAGATGATTGAATCTTGCCTATGATGGTTTGACCATTTGGGGAGTACAACAGAAACCCTACTAAAAATAATTGATCAGATGGGGGATGGACTGATAAATAAAGGCAGAGGATGACCATGAAAATTGAGTAGTTAAGATGAAGATCTAACTAGCCTTTTGGAAGTCTTGGTTTTTGACTGAATATAATGGCATCATTTGATCCAATATGCTTGTCTCTGTTTGGAAGATTTTGGttgtttttttagtctttgatgTGTAAatagaaaggaaaggaaaattaaAGTGATTCtgatgcattaaaaaaaaattcaaaatataagctTAGCTGAATGCTATTGGAATTGGCAGTTATATACTAGGATTCCCGTGTTTGTCCTTTAATTGGTCTAGAACAttcttgcttttttttggtCGTTTACAATCCCTAAACAAATTTCACCagtgcatttttcttattttttctatgATTCTATGATGTTTTAGTTCATAATACATCCTAACACTATTGTTTGATAGACTTCATTTTGTAGCCTTCTTGCTGGTCAAAACAATTGGTTTTTTGAAGGGGAAATGTTTTCCTTATCATTATATATGCTTAGTTATTGGCCAGATTTGAGTTAATTTTCTGTTAGGACTTAGGGCAGACAGAAGGGGAGGTGAAATTGTTTGGGAAATTTTGAACAGTTAGTTAGGCACAAGTAAAGCAGTTAGTTAGAGGCTATTGGTTAGATGAATAGGGGAAATGAGGATGGAAGGATTCATTCAAAGAATTATAGTTAGTATGAAATGGGAAACCCTTTGTGAAGAGGACACTGTTGGAGAATTCTTTTTCCTATTCTTggtcatttaataaaattgttcctttttttgtttctctcaaAGTCTCAATTTCTCGACTCTCTTTCCTGGGTTTGTaacattcttttcttattttaattaacttgtGGATGTTATACATGACTTGTTTGTCCATCTTTTATTTCCAATCTATTTTAATGGATTCCAATTCTTTTGTCCGACTAAATAAATGTTTGATAAGAAATAACTCAGTTTCACATgcaaatttcagtttttttaactATACATCATTCTGGGTGTCTCATTTCAGGTGTATGCCATTGACTATGGCCTTGCAAAAAAATATAGGGATCTTCAGACTCATAGGCACATACCATACAGGTTGGTTTTGTCTCATTATTTAAGTAGGGTGTAATATTTAGTTAAGCAACAACACTTGGGCAAACCAAACCTGATTTAGTAATTGCACAGATCTTCCTTTCTTTGATTCTATGCATTTGCATCACTTTAATAGGCTATTATTACTAGtgtattttaacaataataataaattattattattattatcattatcaaaCTTGCTCCAACAAATTCCCGCTGGTAGAATAGTGTGTGATACCCATCGAGCTACAGACCCTACTCACAGCGTTGGAATCCCCTTGTTTGAAATATAGCCTCCTTGATCTCAAACTGTTTTTCTAATAATTGTGTTCCTTGCATAGGGAAAACAAGAACCTTACAGGCACAGCACGCTACGCAAGTGTCAACACTCATCTTGGAATTGGTGAGTAATATTTTGTGCTGCTTTATTCCTTTTTCTGTTGACAAGAAAAAGTTAGAGGtgaattattacattattaGACTTGAATGTTTTctataaactaattatatttattttactggTAGAACAAAGCAGAAGGGATGATCTGGAATCTCTTGGTTATGTGCTCATGTATTTCTTAAAAGGAAGGTTGGATAATTGACAAATGCTTCTAATTTATCCCTTTGGAAGTCAGATGTTATTACATGATTTTCTCACCATCAGCTTTCTTTcttacattttcctttttcagtCTTCCCTGGCAAGGACTGAAAGCTggcaccaaaaaacaaaaatatgataaaatcagTGAGACAAAGGTGTCAACTCCCATAGAGGTATTATGGCTAACTGGATCTGTGAGGTTTTTCGGAGAAAGTAACACTAGATCTTGATTTGATACATGTTAGGCTGGATTTTCTGATACCATAGAGGTTAATAATAAGACAGGCCAGGCTTGAAAGCCAGCTCCGGAGTAGTTTGGACATTTGAATGTTAATACTTATACAAGCATGGCTGCCGGTTTCTTGTACACTAGAAATTTGGCACTAAGTGTTctacttttatttaatactaAGATTGACCAATGCTCTCtgatttttgttcactttttaATTCTTAACCCTGTATTAATCCTTGTTTTCAACAGTAGGCACTTGGCATTACCTGTAAAATTCCCCCACTTTTGTCTcagatttcaattttattaatccGTTGAAAAATGTGCTTGTGTAAACAGGTGCTCTGCAAATCATATCCGTCTGAGTTTGTATCATACTTCCGCTATTGCCGATCACTGCAGTTTGAGGACAAGCCAGATTATTCGTATTTAAAGAGACTTTTCCGAGACCTATTTATTCGAGAAGGTATGTTACCCAAAATATCTAATTGGGATAATGCATTCAGTATATTATGCTGGAAGCTTTTAGTGTATTTAGTGGTTGTAAATTGATCTTGACATTGTTTATGCAGGGTACCAGTTTGATTACATTTTTGACTGGACTATGTTAAAGTATCCACAGATCAGTGGCAGCTCCAGAGGGAGGGTTAGTACTTCTGTGCTTGcttattttgtttatgttgtCTATGGTTGGTCACTTACTGTAGTTGTAATAACAGCATGTCACTGGCAAGGCAGCTATGCATGCAGGTCCACATGTACAAAAAGCAGAAAAGATCTCAGGTTCATTCTCTTTCTGCTGATTAAGATAATGAAGTTTGGTGTCCTAATGAGCCTGACCTTGGGTGGtcagaaattttgaatttaatatatgCTGTGTTAGAAAATAATTGCATGAAAGCAGTCAACTATCATTATCTTTTTCATGGCTCCCACCAAAGTTAAACTAATTTACTTTtctcaatttcaattttgtattGGTCATGCGATTTCTTTCAGTTGGGAAAGAAATTCGAGAGAAATTTTCTGGTGCAGTTGAAGTGTTCTCCTGGAGGAACCCTGCAAATGCTAGTCCTCGTGGTGATCACACCAAACATAGAAGTTTTGAGGATGCACCAGTGCAAAAGGATTTggtaatatttttcaacaataagAATATATGAATCACCATTTGAAGTTTTCATATGAGAATATTAGGGCCTGTAtggtttaacaatttttttattttttgttttttcacttCCTGTTttctctaataataataaaaaaaaattgtcattgttTTCAATTTGCTTTCTAATATTTGTACAGGAAATGGTGAGAAtaccaaaatattattttcatcatttctgtacata includes these proteins:
- the LOC100783824 gene encoding casein kinase 1-like protein 6, whose translation is MEHVIGGKFKLGRKIGSGSFGELYLAVNVQTGEEVAVKLEPVKTRHPQLHYESKLYMLLQGGTGIPHLKWFGVEGDYNVMVIDLLGPSLEDLFNYCNRKFTLKTVLMLADQLINRVEYMHSRGFLHRDIKPDNFLMGLGRKANQVYAIDYGLAKKYRDLQTHRHIPYRENKNLTGTARYASVNTHLGIEQSRRDDLESLGYVLMYFLKGSLPWQGLKAGTKKQKYDKISETKVSTPIEVLCKSYPSEFVSYFRYCRSLQFEDKPDYSYLKRLFRDLFIREGYQFDYIFDWTMLKYPQISGSSRGRHVTGKAAMHAGPHVQKAEKISVGKEIREKFSGAVEVFSWRNPANASPRGDHTKHRSFEDAPVQKDLHYAQHNSTRYGSSSRRAMISSNRPISSGDHTGRQTITGSRPSGAHRVQPVYDTKQATYTHGGSIRGRDDPLRNFELLNIRK